A genomic region of Pseudomonas sp. RSB 5.4 contains the following coding sequences:
- a CDS encoding DUF2946 domain-containing protein produces the protein MNRHRLAFAWIACFAVLFNMLAMPMTGAMAQAASSPAEQLLWSSFCTGSGTKMVAINIGTTEQKAPSNDTHSNMQHCWCCSGSAPLVALPGHTPQLYFARYESNRSVAPPSLQTPTPRQQWPSLNPRASPLV, from the coding sequence ATGAACCGACACCGGCTCGCATTTGCCTGGATCGCCTGCTTCGCAGTGCTGTTCAACATGCTCGCCATGCCGATGACCGGGGCGATGGCGCAGGCGGCCAGTTCACCGGCCGAACAGTTGCTGTGGAGCAGTTTCTGCACCGGCAGCGGGACGAAGATGGTGGCGATCAACATCGGCACCACGGAGCAGAAAGCCCCGTCCAACGACACCCATTCCAACATGCAGCATTGCTGGTGTTGCTCGGGTTCCGCGCCGCTGGTGGCGTTGCCGGGCCATACGCCGCAGCTGTATTTCGCCCGCTACGAAAGCAATCGCAGCGTGGCGCCGCCCTCGTTGCAAACACCGACACCGCGCCAGCAATGGCCAAGCCTCAATCCCCGCGCCTCGCCTCTGGTCTGA
- a CDS encoding addiction module antidote protein has protein sequence MTEKFTRFDAAEYLKTPEDMAAYLDACFDDDEGDGVLIRAALNDIARAQGMTQVARDAGLGRESLYKALSSTGNPEFATIMKVMKALGLRLHAVAV, from the coding sequence ATGACCGAAAAATTCACCCGTTTCGACGCCGCCGAGTACCTTAAAACCCCCGAGGACATGGCGGCTTATCTGGACGCTTGCTTTGATGATGATGAAGGCGATGGCGTACTCATCCGTGCAGCACTGAATGACATAGCCCGAGCCCAGGGCATGACACAGGTGGCACGTGATGCTGGCCTGGGTCGTGAAAGTCTCTATAAAGCGCTGAGCAGCACTGGCAACCCCGAATTCGCAACTATCATGAAGGTCATGAAGGCTTTGGGTTTGAGATTGCACGCCGTCGCGGTTTGA
- a CDS encoding type II toxin-antitoxin system RelE/ParE family toxin translates to MIELERSRIFSEWLDSLKDIIGKGRIISRLRAAEHGNFGDCGFVGDTVYEMRVHYGPGYRMYFTRRDEVIYLLLIGGDKSTQRRDIKRAVQMAHSIGNEE, encoded by the coding sequence ATGATCGAACTCGAACGATCCCGTATATTTTCCGAATGGCTCGACTCGTTGAAAGACATCATCGGCAAAGGCCGAATCATCTCCAGACTTCGAGCAGCCGAACATGGCAACTTTGGCGATTGCGGATTTGTCGGTGACACCGTTTACGAAATGCGTGTTCACTACGGCCCTGGTTACAGGATGTACTTCACTCGTCGAGACGAAGTGATTTATCTGCTGTTAATCGGGGGCGACAAATCGACACAACGGCGTGATATCAAGCGCGCCGTACAAATGGCACATAGCATCGGTAATGAGGAGTAA
- a CDS encoding cobalt-precorrin-6A reductase, translating into MKRILLLGGVTEALAIARTLGPEHIYSLAGVGRVPTDLSCQVRVGGYGGAEGLAQFIGAEGIELLLDATHPYAAQISHNAAIAAQLAGIPCWALRRPAWQPQPGDDWREVGDWAELTAALKPFRRPLFTLGREPLQHLDEIPANQFWTLRALDVYPGNERCEVIGARGPFLLEEERALFERRQIDVLISKNSGSTATEPKLEVARELGVPVLVLKRPVLPGVDREFGSTSEVLNALLTSDFS; encoded by the coding sequence ATGAAGCGGATCTTGTTGCTCGGCGGCGTCACTGAGGCGCTGGCCATCGCTCGCACGCTGGGGCCAGAACACATTTACAGCCTGGCCGGCGTGGGCCGGGTGCCGACTGATCTGAGCTGCCAGGTGCGGGTCGGCGGCTACGGCGGCGCCGAAGGTCTGGCGCAGTTCATTGGCGCTGAAGGCATCGAACTGCTACTCGACGCGACCCACCCTTACGCCGCGCAAATCAGCCACAACGCCGCCATCGCCGCGCAACTCGCCGGCATTCCCTGCTGGGCCTTGCGCCGCCCCGCATGGCAGCCGCAGCCGGGCGACGACTGGCGCGAGGTCGGCGACTGGGCCGAACTGACCGCAGCCCTCAAACCGTTCCGCCGCCCGCTGTTCACCCTCGGCCGCGAACCGCTGCAACACCTCGACGAAATCCCCGCCAACCAGTTCTGGACCCTGCGCGCCCTCGACGTCTACCCCGGTAACGAACGCTGCGAAGTCATCGGCGCCCGTGGGCCATTTCTGCTTGAGGAAGAACGCGCGCTGTTCGAACGCCGGCAGATCGATGTGCTGATCAGCAAGAACAGCGGCAGCACCGCCACCGAGCCGAAACTGGAAGTGGCACGGGAGTTGGGGGTACCGGTGCTTGTGTTGAAGCGGCCAGTCTTGCCGGGGGTTGATCGGGAGTTTGGATCTACGTCTGAAGTCCTTAATGCACTGCTGACGTCAGACTTTTCCTGA
- a CDS encoding cobalt-precorrin-5B (C(1))-methyltransferase, translating to MRDETAEQPAPLRSGLTTGSCATATSLAAARLLLGGTSADAVQIVLPKGKQVLMRLEFCRLTADGAEAGTIKDAGDDPDVTHGALLYSHVRLLAEPGIRFIAGAGVGTVTRPGLVLGVGEPAINPVPRKMISDHLSLLAAESGYGGGFEITVNVEGGEALALKTMNPRLGILGGLSILGTSGIVRPFSCAAYIASIHQGIDVAKTNGYVHIAACTGNASEDTMRRVYDLPEIALIEMGDFVGAVLKHLRKVPVDKLSLCGGFGKISKLAAGHMDLHSRHSSIDLPQLAEWAAAIGADQALQQSIREANTSQQALAMASAAGIALGDVVCRHALNFARSVVPAQVQVEVFAIDRQGGIVGHAGGFA from the coding sequence ATGCGTGACGAAACCGCCGAACAACCCGCCCCGCTGCGTAGCGGTCTGACCACCGGCAGCTGCGCCACCGCCACCAGCCTCGCCGCCGCACGCCTGCTGCTGGGCGGCACTTCGGCGGATGCGGTGCAGATCGTCCTGCCCAAAGGCAAACAGGTGCTGATGCGCCTGGAGTTCTGCCGTTTGACCGCCGACGGCGCCGAAGCCGGGACGATCAAGGACGCCGGCGACGACCCCGACGTGACCCACGGTGCGCTGCTCTATTCGCACGTGCGGCTGCTGGCCGAGCCGGGGATTCGCTTCATCGCGGGCGCCGGCGTCGGCACCGTGACCCGGCCGGGATTGGTGCTCGGCGTCGGTGAGCCGGCGATCAACCCGGTGCCGCGCAAGATGATCAGCGATCACCTGAGCCTGCTCGCCGCCGAAAGCGGTTATGGCGGCGGTTTCGAGATCACCGTCAATGTCGAAGGCGGCGAGGCGCTGGCGCTGAAAACCATGAACCCGCGCCTGGGCATTCTTGGTGGTTTGTCGATCCTCGGCACCAGCGGCATCGTCCGGCCGTTTTCCTGCGCGGCGTACATCGCCTCAATCCACCAGGGCATCGACGTGGCGAAAACCAACGGCTATGTGCACATCGCCGCGTGCACCGGCAACGCCAGCGAAGACACCATGCGCCGGGTCTACGACCTGCCGGAAATCGCCCTGATCGAAATGGGCGACTTTGTCGGTGCAGTGCTCAAGCACCTGCGCAAAGTGCCTGTGGATAAACTCAGCCTGTGTGGCGGCTTCGGCAAGATCAGCAAACTGGCGGCCGGGCACATGGATCTGCACTCGCGGCATTCGAGTATCGACCTGCCGCAACTGGCTGAATGGGCCGCAGCGATTGGCGCTGATCAGGCGTTGCAGCAGAGCATTCGTGAAGCGAACACCAGCCAGCAGGCCTTGGCGATGGCCAGCGCGGCGGGCATTGCCCTCGGCGATGTGGTCTGCCGCCACGCGCTGAATTTCGCCCGCAGCGTGGTGCCGGCGCAGGTACAGGTCGAGGTGTTTGCGATTGATCGCCAGGGCGGGATTGTCGGCCACGCCGGAGGTTTTGCATGA
- the cbiE gene encoding precorrin-6y C5,15-methyltransferase (decarboxylating) subunit CbiE, with amino-acid sequence MTPWLTVVGIGEDGFKGLGKNARRALLAASRIIGGQRQLDLLPVCIRGERALWPSPFSLAPVLERSGEAVCVLASGDPMFYGVGASLARHVPSDQMLILPAPSSCSLAAARLGWPLQEVVTLSLVARPLATLNAQLFSGVRLLLLSNDRQSPAAVAALLRERGFGGSRLSVLEHLGGDAERRIDGTARDWNEPTIADLNVIAIECLADALAPRLSRLAGLPDSAFQHDGQLTKRDVRAITLARLAPIPGELLWDVGGGCGSIGIEWMRAHPSCRAIAIEADAGRQALIEHNRDALGVPGLQLVRGRAPQALAGLERPDAIFIGGGVTREGVFETCWDQLKPGGRLVANAVTLQSEVTLMNWRERHGGELTRIHVAQAQPLGEFDTWRQALPITLLDLVKPFDA; translated from the coding sequence ATGACACCCTGGCTGACGGTTGTGGGAATCGGTGAAGACGGCTTCAAGGGCCTGGGCAAAAACGCCCGGCGCGCCCTGCTGGCCGCTTCGCGGATCATCGGCGGCCAGCGGCAACTGGACTTGCTGCCGGTATGCATACGTGGCGAACGCGCATTGTGGCCGAGCCCGTTTTCCCTCGCGCCTGTACTGGAACGGAGCGGCGAAGCCGTGTGCGTGCTGGCCAGCGGCGATCCGATGTTCTATGGCGTCGGCGCCAGCCTTGCGCGGCACGTGCCGAGTGATCAGATGCTGATCCTGCCGGCGCCATCCTCCTGTTCGCTGGCCGCTGCACGCCTCGGCTGGCCGTTGCAAGAGGTGGTCACACTGTCGCTGGTCGCGAGACCTCTGGCGACACTCAATGCGCAACTGTTCAGCGGGGTGCGCCTGTTGCTGCTGAGCAATGACCGACAAAGTCCGGCGGCCGTCGCGGCGCTGCTGCGTGAGCGCGGTTTTGGTGGCAGTCGCCTGAGCGTTCTGGAGCACTTGGGCGGCGACGCCGAGCGGCGCATCGACGGCACTGCGCGTGACTGGAATGAGCCAACGATTGCCGATCTGAATGTGATCGCCATCGAATGCCTGGCCGATGCGCTGGCACCGCGTCTGTCGCGTCTGGCCGGACTGCCGGACTCGGCATTCCAGCACGACGGCCAACTGACCAAACGCGATGTCCGCGCCATCACCCTCGCCCGCCTCGCGCCGATCCCCGGCGAACTGCTGTGGGATGTCGGCGGCGGTTGCGGTTCGATCGGCATCGAATGGATGCGTGCACACCCGAGCTGTCGCGCCATCGCCATCGAGGCGGACGCAGGCCGACAGGCCTTGATCGAACACAACCGCGACGCGCTGGGCGTACCCGGTCTGCAATTGGTGCGTGGCCGTGCGCCGCAGGCACTTGCCGGGCTGGAGCGACCCGATGCGATCTTCATCGGCGGCGGCGTGACCCGTGAAGGCGTGTTTGAAACCTGCTGGGATCAACTCAAGCCCGGTGGCCGACTGGTGGCCAACGCCGTAACCCTGCAAAGCGAAGTCACCCTGATGAACTGGCGCGAACGCCACGGCGGCGAACTGACCCGTATCCACGTCGCCCAGGCGCAACCGCTGGGTGAGTTCGACACCTGGCGTCAGGCGCTGCCGATCACCCTGCTGGATCTGGTCAAACCCTTCGATGCGTGA
- the cobG gene encoding precorrin-3B synthase, protein MSTALRPSACPGLLRIVQALDGGICRIKLNGGSISADQADAVADAAERFASGAIEATNRANLQIRGIGEQSAALIDSLLTAGLGPQTAAGDDVRNLMLSPSAGIDRQLQFNTRPLAEQILATLQTHPRFHELSAKFAVQLDGGEALAMLEHPHDLWLSAFERDGEMLLAFGLAGCPTDRAVGAVTVENGHALVVAVLELFLELARPEQTRMRHLLDEWPMLAFLEQLRERVAIRAAIARQRTPLADALHIGVHAQNADDRVYVGAVPALGRLDPAMLRGAARLAREFGDGSLRFTPWQSLLLPNVKSTDAAQVLQHLAQLHWLTDAGEPLSRLIACTGSSGCGKGLADTKHDARRLATLLPQAQSVHLSGCPRSCAAAHRTPATLLAVSPGHYDLYFRDATLPGFGTLHARNLTIEAAAILLDARSRSPLDA, encoded by the coding sequence ATGTCCACCGCTTTACGCCCCTCGGCTTGCCCGGGGTTGCTGCGTATTGTCCAGGCGCTGGACGGCGGTATCTGCCGGATCAAGCTCAATGGCGGCTCGATCAGCGCCGATCAGGCTGACGCGGTGGCCGATGCCGCCGAGCGTTTCGCCAGTGGCGCGATCGAAGCGACCAACCGCGCCAATCTGCAGATTCGCGGCATTGGCGAGCAGTCCGCAGCGTTGATCGACAGCTTGCTGACCGCCGGCCTGGGGCCGCAAACCGCCGCGGGCGACGATGTGCGCAACCTGATGCTCAGCCCGAGTGCCGGCATCGATCGGCAACTGCAATTCAACACTCGGCCACTGGCGGAGCAGATTCTGGCGACCCTGCAAACGCACCCACGTTTTCACGAGTTGAGCGCCAAGTTTGCCGTGCAACTGGACGGCGGAGAGGCATTGGCGATGCTCGAACATCCGCATGATCTGTGGCTGTCGGCGTTCGAACGTGACGGTGAAATGCTCCTGGCGTTCGGTCTGGCTGGCTGCCCGACAGATCGTGCGGTCGGCGCCGTGACCGTGGAAAACGGCCATGCGCTGGTGGTCGCGGTGCTGGAATTGTTCCTTGAACTGGCTCGGCCGGAGCAGACGCGCATGCGCCACTTGCTCGATGAATGGCCGATGCTGGCCTTTCTCGAACAGTTGCGCGAACGCGTGGCGATCAGAGCCGCCATTGCCCGACAGCGCACGCCGCTGGCGGATGCGCTGCACATCGGTGTGCACGCGCAAAACGCTGACGACCGGGTGTATGTCGGTGCGGTGCCGGCGCTCGGTCGTCTCGATCCGGCCATGCTGCGTGGTGCGGCCCGACTGGCCCGTGAGTTCGGCGATGGCAGCCTGCGTTTCACCCCCTGGCAAAGTCTGCTGTTGCCGAACGTGAAGTCCACCGACGCTGCGCAAGTCCTGCAACACCTGGCGCAGTTGCACTGGCTGACGGATGCCGGCGAGCCGTTGTCCCGGCTGATCGCCTGCACCGGCTCCAGCGGCTGCGGCAAAGGCCTGGCCGATACCAAACACGACGCCCGGCGGCTGGCGACGCTATTGCCACAGGCGCAGAGCGTGCACCTGTCCGGTTGCCCGCGCTCTTGCGCCGCGGCCCATCGCACACCGGCGACTTTGCTGGCGGTCAGCCCCGGTCACTATGACCTCTATTTTCGCGATGCAACGCTGCCGGGTTTCGGCACGCTGCACGCACGCAACCTTACTATTGAAGCGGCCGCGATCCTGCTCGACGCCCGCTCACGGAGCCCCCTTGATGCTTGA
- a CDS encoding precorrin-8X methylmutase, producing the protein MLDYIRDGQEIYRNSFAIIRSEANLARIPADLEKLAVRVIHACGMVEAVDGLQFSEGAGKAGRDALAAGAPILCDARMVSEGVTRARLPANNQVICTLRDDSVPELARELGNTRSAAALELWRPHLEGSVVVIGNAPTALFYLLEMLDAGAPKPALILGFPVGFVGAAESKAALAADSRGVPFVIMQGRLGGSAMAAAAVNALATEIE; encoded by the coding sequence ATGCTTGATTACATCCGCGACGGTCAGGAGATCTATCGCAACTCCTTCGCGATCATTCGCAGCGAGGCCAATCTGGCGCGCATCCCGGCCGATCTGGAAAAACTCGCGGTGCGGGTGATCCACGCCTGCGGCATGGTCGAGGCGGTCGATGGTCTGCAGTTCTCCGAGGGCGCCGGCAAGGCCGGGCGCGATGCGCTGGCGGCCGGTGCGCCGATCCTGTGTGATGCGCGGATGGTGTCCGAAGGCGTGACCCGTGCGCGTTTGCCGGCGAACAACCAAGTGATCTGCACCCTGCGCGACGACAGCGTGCCGGAGCTGGCGCGCGAGTTGGGCAACACCCGTTCGGCGGCGGCGCTGGAGTTGTGGCGCCCGCACCTGGAAGGCAGCGTGGTGGTGATCGGCAACGCGCCGACCGCACTGTTTTATCTTCTGGAAATGCTCGACGCCGGCGCACCGAAACCGGCACTGATCCTTGGCTTCCCGGTGGGCTTCGTCGGCGCCGCCGAATCGAAAGCGGCGCTGGCAGCGGACAGTCGCGGCGTACCGTTCGTGATCATGCAAGGCCGGCTCGGCGGCAGCGCCATGGCCGCCGCCGCAGTCAATGCCCTCGCCACGGAGATCGAATGA
- a CDS encoding precorrin-2 C(20)-methyltransferase encodes MQAKGRLIGLGVGPGDPELITVKALRLLRESPVVAYFVAKGKKGNAFGIIEAHLQDAQNLLPLVYPVTTEVLPAPLSYEQVISDFYDEAAETVAAHLDAGRDVAVICEGDPFFYGSYMYLHDRLSTRYDAEVVPGVCSMLGGASVLGAPLVYRNQSLSVLSGVLPHEDLKRRLADADAAVIMKLGRNFPKVRAVLEELGLAERALYVERATMANQKIVPLDQVEPMSSPYFSLIIVPGERWQG; translated from the coding sequence ATGCAGGCAAAAGGACGTCTGATCGGCCTCGGCGTGGGCCCCGGTGATCCGGAACTGATTACCGTCAAAGCCCTGCGCCTGCTGCGCGAATCGCCGGTGGTGGCGTACTTCGTTGCCAAGGGCAAGAAAGGCAATGCCTTCGGCATTATCGAGGCGCATCTGCAGGATGCGCAGAATCTGCTACCGCTGGTGTACCCGGTGACCACCGAAGTATTGCCGGCACCGCTGTCCTACGAGCAAGTGATCAGCGATTTCTACGATGAAGCCGCCGAGACTGTGGCCGCACATCTGGACGCCGGCCGCGATGTAGCGGTGATCTGTGAAGGCGACCCGTTCTTCTACGGTTCCTACATGTATCTGCATGATCGGTTGTCCACGCGCTACGACGCCGAAGTGGTGCCGGGCGTATGCTCGATGCTCGGCGGCGCCTCGGTGCTCGGCGCGCCGCTGGTGTATCGCAACCAGAGCTTGTCGGTGCTCTCCGGCGTATTGCCGCATGAGGATCTGAAGCGACGTCTGGCCGACGCCGATGCGGCGGTGATCATGAAGCTGGGGCGCAATTTTCCCAAAGTTCGTGCGGTACTCGAAGAACTCGGTCTGGCCGAGCGGGCGCTGTACGTCGAACGCGCGACCATGGCCAATCAGAAGATCGTGCCGCTGGATCAAGTCGAGCCGATGTCCTCGCCGTACTTCTCGCTGATCATCGTCCCGGGCGAACGGTGGCAAGGTTGA